A single window of Syntrophotalea acetylenica DNA harbors:
- a CDS encoding agmatine/peptidylarginine deiminase — protein sequence MLYRLPAEWEPQDAVLLAWPHEDSDWLPCLEEVEPVFLRLVREISRFEKVLVVAPDIENVRQTLISAEIDMERVRLYRIPTNDTWARDFGPITILNDNRPQLLDFTFNGWGLKFSADLDNLVNRRLHSIEAFGATPMTTCGLVLEGGSIESDGRGTLLTTSQCLLSANRNPHLDKTQLEQALSRTLGVRRVLWLESGYLAGDDTDSHIDTLARLCPGDTILYVQCDNPKDEHFAALRTMAQELRDLRTLEGKPFRLIPLPWPRACHDEQGHRLPATYANFLVINGAVLVPTYGDPQDAHALSAVGQAFPDRAIIGVHCLPLIRQHGSLHCVTMQLPKGVLP from the coding sequence ATGCTTTATCGCCTGCCGGCCGAATGGGAACCGCAGGACGCCGTCCTGCTGGCCTGGCCTCATGAAGATAGCGACTGGCTGCCCTGCCTGGAGGAAGTCGAACCGGTTTTCCTCCGACTGGTCCGGGAGATCAGTCGATTTGAAAAGGTTCTGGTGGTGGCCCCGGATATCGAAAACGTCCGCCAAACGCTCATTTCCGCCGAAATCGATATGGAGCGGGTAAGGCTTTACCGGATCCCCACCAACGACACCTGGGCCCGGGATTTCGGACCCATCACCATCCTCAACGACAATCGCCCGCAATTGCTCGACTTTACCTTCAATGGCTGGGGGCTCAAGTTTTCCGCCGACCTCGACAACCTGGTCAACCGTCGTCTGCACAGCATTGAAGCCTTCGGCGCCACCCCCATGACCACCTGCGGACTGGTGCTGGAAGGCGGCAGCATCGAATCGGACGGCCGCGGCACCCTGCTGACCACCAGCCAATGTCTGCTCAGCGCCAACCGCAACCCGCACCTGGACAAAACCCAGCTCGAACAGGCCCTGAGCCGGACGCTTGGCGTCCGCCGGGTGCTGTGGCTTGAAAGCGGCTACCTGGCCGGAGACGACACCGATTCCCATATCGACACCCTGGCCCGCCTCTGTCCCGGGGACACCATTCTCTACGTACAATGCGACAACCCCAAAGACGAGCATTTCGCCGCATTGCGGACCATGGCCCAGGAACTGCGGGACCTGCGCACCCTCGAGGGCAAACCGTTCCGGCTCATACCGTTGCCCTGGCCACGGGCCTGCCATGACGAACAGGGACATCGGCTGCCGGCCACCTATGCCAATTTCCTTGTCATCAACGGCGCGGTGCTGGTTCCAACCTACGGCGACCCTCAGGACGCCCACGCCCTGTCCGCCGTTGGACAGGCGTTTCCGGATCGCGCCATTATCGGCGTGCACTGCCTGCCGCTGATCCGGCAGCACGGTTCGCTGCATTGCGTCACCATGCAACTTCCGAAAGGGGTTTTGCCATGA
- a CDS encoding heterodisulfide reductase-related iron-sulfur binding cluster: MSERLRALLRAVSSQKGMIRGGMYLGMHRCIVYGMLFLFTGTVMLAIEMHLGVNFIHGAVYLAFGLIVDLAGIAVLIGLSLAIYKRYVVRPDRLESGLRDIFPLMLLAMVVLSGFLLKGVRIVATADPWAVWSPVGHAFALLLGVPLDQHGALRLHRFIWHGHVVLSFSLLALAPWSKLLHMLAVPLSIFSRFPITMRMAAGFSEDSGRGAWTVADCTRKQLVETDACVECGRCKKLCPVFLGGMPFAPMILLKRLRNLVRKGRWTSPLAGQVIDEAALWSCSLCLSCEERCPMNGEHGFGIVAIRRGENERNRVPAMIAARFDRNLASLADASNCPTAPHPGFDVYLWPGCKESNPDQSEILRNVQQLLKKAGVNFSVLEPPACCGGPVRRLGNEPLFQRNVALNVGYLEKLKNATVVTCCPHCFNTLGNEYPVFGANVKIMHHAQYLSGLAADKMLLPGKSSALKAAYHDPCFLGRYNGEYTSARALLESVAGLSLIEMKHSRQKSLCCGSGGGTVAAETARQAGQRLLTRICEEGAEAIITGCPYCREILRAAAMEQASEKPVAILDVAEILHRAEIP, encoded by the coding sequence GTGAGTGAAAGACTGCGCGCCTTGCTGCGTGCCGTTTCAAGCCAGAAAGGGATGATTCGCGGTGGCATGTATCTTGGCATGCACCGTTGCATCGTGTACGGAATGCTGTTTCTTTTCACTGGCACGGTCATGCTGGCGATTGAAATGCACCTTGGCGTGAATTTTATTCACGGAGCCGTTTATCTGGCTTTTGGATTGATTGTCGATTTAGCGGGTATTGCCGTTCTGATCGGTCTATCTCTTGCGATATACAAACGGTATGTTGTGAGACCTGACCGGCTCGAAAGCGGCCTTCGTGACATTTTCCCTCTCATGCTGCTCGCCATGGTGGTGCTCAGTGGATTTTTACTGAAGGGCGTGCGCATAGTCGCCACTGCCGATCCCTGGGCAGTATGGTCACCGGTCGGGCATGCTTTTGCCCTGCTGTTGGGCGTCCCCCTTGACCAGCACGGTGCCCTCCGGTTGCACCGGTTTATCTGGCATGGTCATGTGGTGCTGTCCTTTTCTCTGCTCGCGCTTGCTCCATGGAGCAAGCTTCTCCACATGCTGGCTGTGCCATTGAGCATTTTCTCCCGTTTTCCCATAACCATGCGCATGGCGGCAGGGTTTTCAGAAGACAGTGGCCGAGGGGCGTGGACCGTTGCCGACTGTACCAGAAAACAGCTTGTTGAGACCGATGCCTGCGTGGAATGCGGCAGATGCAAAAAACTCTGTCCAGTGTTTCTGGGGGGTATGCCTTTCGCACCCATGATCCTGCTGAAAAGACTGCGAAACCTGGTGCGAAAGGGCAGATGGACCAGTCCGCTTGCCGGCCAGGTTATCGATGAGGCGGCTCTCTGGTCTTGCAGCTTGTGTCTGTCATGCGAGGAACGATGTCCGATGAACGGGGAACATGGCTTCGGGATTGTGGCGATCCGGCGCGGTGAAAATGAAAGGAACCGCGTCCCGGCAATGATAGCCGCCCGCTTTGACAGGAACCTGGCCTCGCTTGCCGATGCTTCCAACTGTCCGACTGCGCCGCATCCCGGTTTTGACGTATATCTGTGGCCCGGTTGCAAAGAGAGCAATCCAGATCAAAGTGAAATCCTGCGGAACGTTCAGCAGTTGTTGAAAAAAGCCGGGGTGAATTTTTCGGTTCTTGAGCCCCCGGCATGTTGCGGCGGCCCTGTTCGCCGGCTTGGCAATGAGCCGCTTTTTCAGCGTAATGTCGCGTTAAACGTCGGCTATCTGGAAAAACTGAAGAATGCGACGGTCGTCACCTGCTGCCCGCACTGCTTCAATACACTTGGAAATGAATATCCGGTTTTCGGAGCGAATGTGAAAATAATGCACCATGCGCAGTATCTCTCCGGGTTAGCTGCGGACAAAATGCTTCTACCCGGAAAAAGCTCAGCTCTCAAAGCGGCCTATCACGATCCCTGTTTTCTCGGACGGTATAACGGGGAGTACACATCGGCAAGGGCGCTTCTTGAGTCGGTGGCCGGGCTTTCCCTGATCGAGATGAAACACAGCCGCCAGAAAAGCTTATGCTGCGGCTCCGGTGGTGGCACGGTTGCGGCGGAGACCGCCAGGCAAGCCGGCCAACGGCTGTTGACCCGGATTTGCGAAGAAGGGGCGGAAGCGATTATAACCGGTTGCCCCTATTGTCGTGAAATCCTGCGGGCCGCAGCCATGGAACAGGCGTCGGAAAAGCCGGTTGCGATTCTGGATGTTGCTGAAATTCTGCATCGTGCTGAAATCCCATGA
- a CDS encoding bifunctional DedA family/phosphatase PAP2 family protein: MDSFFPYISSNLPDGVLYYALLGLISMAESIALVGLAIPGSSLVLLAGFLSAHGQGKLGGVMIAAALGAFVGDNLSYLMGARLGYRFLRRPVFRKYMGAIRKAEMFFLDHGGKSLFLGRFAGPLRGMTAFMAGSARFSPTRFCLYTLFSCLLWGLAYPGLGRMGAASWRQVQILTGRFSLLLITLTIILFGNALFWSRTVPRLSAHLSTIRTRFHQIWCRWAGKPLLKKCRDRYPQTWQFIADRFSLRHGAGLYLTAGFLCCALFSALFFGLLSTLPILHASDRRFYDLILNHHHPLAGRLLLVLTGMADPVVVIFWGFLLFVWLILKGRTFSAAVILTGTGAGKLLTGLLKSIFNRPRPLPLHPAIMPDSPGFPSEHAFFALLLGGLSVYLALGTLRQWRSRLSLITSASFMALLIGLSRIFLGAHWLSDVLAGWLLAALWLSFLITAMEVRRRLTGETLWHRQWQPPGFDRLVGKAIWAAALSVAGLSIIDHLLFLWSIG, translated from the coding sequence ATGGATTCCTTTTTCCCATACATCTCCAGCAATCTTCCCGACGGGGTCCTTTACTATGCCCTGCTTGGCCTGATCTCCATGGCCGAATCGATCGCCCTGGTCGGTCTTGCGATACCAGGCAGCAGCCTGGTGCTCCTGGCGGGTTTCCTTTCCGCCCACGGCCAGGGAAAACTTGGAGGCGTCATGATTGCGGCCGCATTGGGCGCTTTTGTCGGGGACAATCTCAGCTATCTGATGGGGGCACGCCTGGGCTACCGTTTTTTGCGCCGACCTGTATTTCGTAAATACATGGGAGCTATCCGCAAAGCCGAAATGTTTTTTCTCGATCATGGCGGCAAGAGCCTGTTTCTGGGTAGATTTGCTGGACCGCTGCGCGGGATGACCGCGTTTATGGCCGGCAGTGCAAGATTTTCACCAACGAGATTTTGCCTCTACACCCTGTTCAGCTGCCTGCTGTGGGGGCTGGCCTATCCCGGGCTGGGCCGCATGGGCGCCGCCAGTTGGCGGCAGGTCCAGATTCTGACCGGGCGCTTCAGCCTGTTGCTTATCACCCTGACGATCATACTGTTTGGCAATGCCCTGTTCTGGAGCCGCACCGTTCCACGACTGTCAGCGCATCTGAGCACCATCCGCACCCGATTTCACCAGATCTGGTGCCGATGGGCGGGAAAACCGCTTCTGAAAAAATGTCGCGACCGATACCCGCAAACCTGGCAATTTATCGCGGACCGCTTCAGCCTGCGACACGGAGCGGGGCTGTATCTTACCGCCGGTTTTTTGTGCTGTGCCCTGTTCTCGGCCCTGTTCTTTGGCCTATTGAGCACATTGCCCATCCTGCACGCCAGCGACCGGCGATTTTATGATCTCATCCTCAACCATCACCACCCCCTCGCCGGACGCCTGCTGCTGGTTTTGACCGGGATGGCCGATCCTGTGGTGGTTATATTCTGGGGATTTCTGCTGTTTGTCTGGCTGATACTCAAAGGAAGAACTTTTTCCGCCGCCGTAATACTGACAGGCACCGGTGCCGGAAAGTTGCTCACAGGGCTTTTAAAGTCGATCTTCAACCGTCCTCGCCCCCTGCCGCTGCATCCCGCCATCATGCCGGATTCACCCGGGTTTCCCAGCGAACATGCATTTTTCGCCCTGTTGCTGGGAGGACTGAGCGTTTACCTGGCGCTGGGTACCCTGCGTCAATGGCGTTCGCGGCTGTCGTTGATCACCAGCGCCAGCTTCATGGCATTACTGATCGGACTGAGCCGCATTTTTCTCGGAGCCCATTGGCTCAGCGATGTATTGGCTGGCTGGCTGCTGGCGGCGTTATGGCTTTCGTTTTTAATCACCGCCATGGAGGTGCGGCGCAGACTGACGGGTGAAACTCTCTGGCACCGGCAATGGCAGCCACCGGGATTCGATCGCCTCGTGGGGAAAGCCATATGGGCCGCTGCACTGAGTGTGGCTGGGTTGAGCATCATCGACCATCTGCTGTTTTTATGGAGCATCGGTTGA
- a CDS encoding ABC transporter substrate-binding protein: MSRFVQRIVPMLMLAVFLLVNRTDAAQTVDMYGRTVDLPGRIDKVVAASPPVTYMVCTIDPCLIGALNVPSSRKLQQYLGKDIKNLPVIGGFGGGSKNFNAEVLVESRPDLVIVWPPPSGFLNPMARRVLDLSGIPYVLVKLDTIEDYPQAYEYLGKLLGREARGKKLATYFRKALKKLRADAAGISERQRVSVYFAEGLDGLTTVSSDSVHGEVLALAGGRNVYPIKSGSRQHKHRLSIEQVLLFDPEVIVVQEPSFFNEIHRDSRWREIRAVRNKRVVLEPNIPFNWMDRPPSFLRLLGAKWLAGILYQHRENEKVLFETREFFNLFLGKMLDDEDLRSLLNNTDRP; this comes from the coding sequence ATGAGCCGCTTTGTGCAACGTATCGTGCCGATGCTGATGCTGGCTGTTTTTCTGTTGGTGAATCGCACCGACGCAGCGCAAACGGTCGATATGTACGGACGGACCGTGGACCTGCCCGGCCGCATCGATAAGGTTGTCGCCGCCTCTCCTCCGGTTACCTACATGGTATGCACCATAGATCCGTGCCTCATCGGCGCATTGAACGTGCCTTCAAGCAGGAAACTGCAGCAATATCTTGGAAAAGATATTAAAAACCTGCCGGTTATCGGCGGTTTCGGGGGAGGCTCAAAAAATTTCAATGCGGAAGTTCTTGTGGAGTCCAGGCCGGATCTGGTGATTGTCTGGCCCCCTCCTTCCGGATTTCTTAATCCAATGGCCAGGCGTGTTCTGGATTTATCAGGAATTCCCTATGTACTGGTAAAACTGGATACGATAGAGGATTATCCGCAGGCCTATGAGTATCTGGGAAAATTGCTGGGACGGGAAGCGCGCGGGAAAAAACTTGCGACCTATTTCAGAAAGGCACTTAAAAAGCTGCGTGCGGATGCAGCCGGAATTTCTGAACGTCAGCGGGTTTCCGTCTATTTTGCGGAAGGATTGGATGGATTGACAACCGTGTCGTCCGACTCGGTTCACGGGGAGGTTCTCGCCCTGGCCGGAGGTCGAAACGTTTACCCGATAAAGTCTGGAAGCCGTCAGCACAAACACCGGCTCTCGATCGAACAGGTGCTGTTATTCGATCCGGAAGTCATTGTTGTCCAGGAACCTTCTTTTTTCAATGAAATCCACCGGGACAGCAGGTGGAGGGAGATCCGGGCCGTTCGCAATAAAAGGGTCGTTCTGGAGCCCAATATCCCCTTTAACTGGATGGATAGACCTCCGTCGTTCCTGCGACTGTTAGGGGCCAAATGGCTGGCCGGCATCCTCTATCAGCATCGTGAAAATGAAAAAGTCCTGTTTGAAACAAGAGAGTTTTTCAACCTGTTTCTGGGTAAGATGCTTGATGATGAGGATCTGCGATCCCTCCTGAACAATACAGACCGCCCATGA
- a CDS encoding carbon-nitrogen hydrolase, whose product MNELIVGLIQQTCSADRQANLQKSVEGIREAANQGAQLVVLQELHASLYFCQTEDTDCFDLAEPIPGPATDLFGDLARELNLVIVTSLFERRAPGLYHNTAVVMDKDGSIAGRYRKMHIPDDPGYYEKFYFTPGDLGFAPISTSLGKLGILVCWDQWYPEAARLMAMAGAELLIYPTAIGWDPRDDAGEQQRQRDAWITIQRGHAVANGLPVIAVNRTGFEASPDPHGAGSLFWGSSFVAGSQGEMLTQGSVDQEEVLVVTIDRSRSEKVRRIWPFLRDRRIDCYADLTRRFRD is encoded by the coding sequence ATGAATGAGCTCATCGTTGGCCTGATTCAGCAGACCTGCAGCGCCGATCGTCAGGCCAATCTGCAAAAAAGCGTCGAGGGAATCCGCGAAGCAGCCAACCAGGGAGCGCAACTGGTGGTCCTGCAGGAGCTGCACGCCAGCCTCTACTTCTGCCAGACCGAAGACACCGACTGCTTCGACCTGGCCGAACCGATCCCCGGCCCCGCCACCGATCTGTTCGGAGATCTCGCCAGGGAATTGAACCTGGTCATCGTGACCTCGCTGTTCGAACGCCGCGCTCCGGGCCTGTATCACAATACGGCGGTTGTCATGGACAAAGACGGCAGCATCGCCGGCCGCTATCGCAAAATGCACATCCCGGACGACCCCGGTTACTACGAAAAATTCTATTTCACGCCGGGAGACCTGGGGTTTGCTCCGATCTCAACCTCGCTGGGCAAACTCGGCATCCTGGTCTGCTGGGACCAATGGTACCCCGAGGCGGCACGCCTGATGGCCATGGCCGGCGCTGAACTGCTCATCTACCCTACCGCCATCGGCTGGGATCCCCGGGACGACGCGGGCGAACAGCAGCGCCAGCGGGACGCCTGGATCACCATCCAGCGCGGCCACGCCGTGGCCAACGGCCTGCCGGTTATTGCCGTCAACCGCACCGGCTTCGAAGCCTCTCCCGATCCTCATGGCGCAGGCTCCCTGTTCTGGGGCAGCAGCTTCGTGGCCGGCAGCCAGGGCGAAATGCTCACCCAGGGTTCGGTGGACCAGGAGGAAGTGCTGGTGGTAACAATCGATCGCAGCCGCAGTGAAAAAGTACGCCGCATCTGGCCGTTTCTGCGGGACCGGCGGATCGATTGTTATGCAGACCTGACGCGCCGGTTTCGCGATTAA